One Plasmodium cynomolgi strain B DNA, chromosome 12, whole genome shotgun sequence genomic region harbors:
- a CDS encoding hypothetical protein (putative), whose product MKGASLVFRLCICWLLLLKLFLLYLVGTHAKRNTLPSERHRSILANESYLLGNRERGGVPLNGHRGEARRKNWGNKTHPYGYLSSRAISKLCKNGSPRVGRKEEEKKKEKNILFAENYKISLTDKPIIEEVPRNVKGRINEWIPEFDEDNMLGFFPILLEEMSNEPSPLQVGFEDYMQFNGENVEEIFKNMTREVTLNGNKKKIFGMCFFNHKTGVLAPLAVYAEIKDVTKVGNNLAVKGIVRGRIIIQDIVSQEPCILGKISPIEDKKGLSDPEESLKMVDEIIRIHTQCTSMESQLMEQLDQSFASMNIKLRNDLKESIDAKLEKFQVDPSDPEQRQAFVQIASFAAFDFHLMIVDRYDALMLQNSEDRLRFVRDKIRQKQKQLAIIKNTPKEKLQEILEQVQSLKNQGQRYNR is encoded by the coding sequence ATGAAAGGTGCGTCCTTGGTGTTCCGCTTGTGCATCTGCTGGTTGCTGTTGTTGAAGCTTTTTTTGCTATACCTCGTGGGGACCCACGCCAAGAGAAACACGCTACCGAGTGAGAGGCATAGAAGCATCTTAGCGAATGAATCCTACCTACTTGGGAATAGGGAAAGGGGAGGAGTCCCCCTGAATGGGCATAGAGGAGAAGCACGCAGGAAGAACTGGGGGAACAAGACCCACCCATATGGTTACCTCTCCAGCAGGGCCATTTCCAAACTATGTAAGAATGGAAGCCCCCGGGTAGgtagaaaagaagaagaaaaaaaaaaggagaaaaatatactgTTTgcagaaaattacaaaataagtCTGACAGATAAACCAATCATAGAAGAGGTGCCCCGAAATGTAAAAGGAAGAATCAATGAGTGGATCCCCGAATTTGATGAGGATAACATGTTaggtttttttccaattttgttGGAAGAGATGTCTAATGAGCCATCTCCACTACAAGTAGGGTTTGAAGATTATATGCAATTTAATGGagaaaatgtagaagaaatttttaaaaatatgactAGAGAGGTAACCctaaatggaaataaaaaaaaaatttttggtaTGTGTTTCTTTAATCACAAAACAGGAGTCCTGGCTCCGTTAGCAGTATATGCAGAAATTAAGGACGTTACTAAAGTGGGAAATAATTTAGCTGTTAAGGGTATAGTAAGGGGAAGAATTATTATTCAAGATATTGTTTCCCAGGAGCCTTGCATTTTAGGGAAGATATCACCTATTGAGGATAAGAAGGGGCTGTCAGATCCTGAGGAGAGCTTAAAAATGGTGGATGAAATTATTCGGATTCATACACAGTGTACAAGTATGGAGTCTCAACTGATGGAGCAACTTGATCAGTCTTTTGCATCTATGAATATTAAGTTAAGAAATGACCTTAAAGAATCCATAGATGCAAAACTGGAGAAATTTCAAGTAGACCCTTCTGATCCTGAACAGAGACAAGCTTTCGTCCAAATTGCTTCCTTTGCGGCTTTCGATTTTCACCTCATGATTGTCGATAGGTATGATGCTTTGATGCTGCAGAACTCGGAGGACAGACTCAGATTCGTTCGAGATAAGATTAGacaaaagcagaagcagctAGCCATTATTAAGAACACGCCTAAGGAGAAGCTCCAGGAGATCCTCGAGCAAGTGCAGAGCTTGAAGAACCAGG